Proteins from a single region of Nitrospirota bacterium:
- a CDS encoding universal stress protein, translating into MDDMRSLNRILLATDFSDGAGGALKQAIVLGRAFGAEVHLMHALHHSVPELERAGQKAVLQMLWGMQTEIEKAGVKAAKEPLVMFGRPSDCILNTADERTAGLILIGARQRKELGRFPLGTTAEKVIRRSLKPVWVVRPDGRERPEKILCAVDFSDPSRNALVHAIQLCRVMGASLILLNVLSAEAPYPRIPDLGLVPLPPGDTADDRGKRLAEFLSPLGPAGLHVELKVVLGTPHEAILHAAEESKCDLLVLGCVGRSGLSRILMGNTAEKVVREVPCSLLTVREADGAPIGLEGELVDAETHFRRGRDLAEKGFFEEALRQLGLCLAVDPYFSSAYDVQADVHQKLGHGPIARVLREQARISRENRGAKV; encoded by the coding sequence TTGGACGATATGAGGTCTCTCAACCGAATTCTACTCGCCACTGATTTCAGTGATGGCGCGGGCGGCGCTCTAAAACAGGCCATTGTTCTCGGCCGCGCGTTCGGGGCGGAGGTCCATCTCATGCACGCCCTCCACCACAGTGTTCCCGAACTGGAGCGTGCCGGTCAGAAGGCGGTGCTCCAGATGCTCTGGGGGATGCAAACGGAGATCGAAAAAGCGGGAGTGAAGGCGGCCAAGGAACCGCTCGTCATGTTCGGGCGCCCGTCCGATTGCATCCTGAATACCGCCGATGAACGGACGGCCGGCCTGATTCTGATCGGCGCGCGCCAGCGGAAAGAGTTGGGACGATTTCCCCTGGGAACGACCGCCGAGAAAGTCATCCGGAGATCGCTGAAGCCCGTCTGGGTGGTGCGACCGGATGGAAGAGAGCGTCCGGAGAAGATTCTGTGTGCCGTGGATTTTTCGGATCCCTCCAGGAATGCGTTGGTCCACGCGATCCAGCTCTGCCGCGTCATGGGTGCGAGTCTGATCCTGTTGAACGTTTTGAGCGCCGAAGCTCCGTATCCCCGGATACCGGATCTGGGTCTCGTTCCCCTCCCGCCGGGAGACACGGCGGACGACCGCGGAAAGCGGCTGGCGGAGTTTCTGTCACCCCTTGGGCCGGCGGGTCTACACGTGGAGTTGAAAGTGGTCTTGGGAACCCCCCACGAAGCCATCCTGCACGCCGCGGAGGAATCCAAATGCGACTTGCTGGTGTTGGGATGCGTGGGACGCTCCGGACTGAGCCGGATCTTGATGGGCAATACGGCGGAGAAGGTTGTTCGGGAAGTGCCGTGTTCGCTCCTGACCGTTCGCGAGGCGGATGGTGCGCCGATCGGCCTCGAGGGAGAGCTTGTGGATGCGGAGACGCATTTCCGGCGCGGGCGGGATCTGGCCGAGAAAGGTTTTTTCGAGGAGGCCCTTCGCCAGCTCGGCCTCTGCCTTGCCGTGGACCCCTATTTCTCCTCCGCGTACGACGTGCAGGCGGATGTCCACCAGAAGTTGGGCCACGGGCCTATCGCCCGTGTTCTTCGCGAGCAGGCCCGAATCAGCCGGGAGAACAGGGGAGCGAAAGTCTAG
- a CDS encoding response regulator — MVVESKQTVLVVDDEKRIVQLLRETLTQAGFEVRESVDGRSALDQARQRPPDLMILDLKLGDLSGVEVCRQLRKEEATSRIPILMLTGSADEADKVAAFELGADDYVTKPFSPREIILRVRAILRRTSPDEAATLVQADGLAIDVGAHRATLDGASLTLTATEFRLLTFLVQHRGKVTSREELLDKVWGINADVFTRTVDMYITRLREKLGTYGDRIETVRGVGYRFSEQ, encoded by the coding sequence ATGGTTGTCGAGTCCAAACAAACGGTACTCGTCGTCGACGATGAGAAAAGGATCGTTCAGCTCCTCAGGGAAACCCTTACCCAGGCCGGTTTTGAAGTCCGGGAATCGGTGGATGGGAGATCCGCCCTCGATCAGGCGCGCCAACGCCCGCCGGATCTCATGATCCTCGACCTCAAGCTCGGCGACCTGTCGGGAGTGGAAGTCTGCCGCCAACTTCGGAAAGAGGAAGCGACCTCGCGCATCCCCATCCTGATGCTCACCGGGAGCGCGGACGAAGCGGACAAGGTGGCCGCCTTCGAACTCGGCGCGGACGATTACGTGACCAAGCCGTTCAGCCCCCGGGAGATCATCCTGCGGGTCCGTGCCATTCTTCGTCGGACGTCACCGGACGAGGCGGCCACTTTGGTGCAAGCCGACGGGCTGGCCATCGACGTCGGCGCTCACCGAGCGACGCTCGACGGCGCATCCCTCACCCTCACGGCAACGGAATTCCGTCTCCTGACGTTTCTCGTTCAGCACCGGGGGAAGGTGACCTCCAGAGAAGAACTGCTCGACAAGGTCTGGGGGATCAATGCGGACGTCTTCACCCGAACGGTGGACATGTACATCACCCGTCTGCGGGAGAAGTTGGGGACATATGGCGACCGGATCGAGACCGTGCGCGGCGTGGGCTACCGGTTTTCGGAGCAGTGA
- a CDS encoding Crp/Fnr family transcriptional regulator — protein MTTCEACPATKDCFFSSADPKVQSTLGRHLVRNKYKKGQVLIYDGMKPHGVFVVCEGKTKAYKADESGHQLVLRFDGPGSLVGSRALVSGVPYMKTIEVADDSLIGFLDRDIFLTLIRMDQELALRLMRGLARQLGDAEDKALKMAFHGAHRRIAELLQVGRPGVVERQNGSGRTVSLPRRQDLAEMAGLALETTIRTLKRMEANQVIRMKGRQITILDPQKLEALAAAA, from the coding sequence ATGACGACGTGTGAAGCATGCCCCGCAACGAAGGACTGCTTTTTCTCAAGCGCCGATCCGAAGGTGCAATCGACTCTCGGTCGTCACCTGGTGCGAAACAAATACAAGAAGGGACAAGTTCTCATTTACGACGGGATGAAGCCGCATGGCGTCTTTGTCGTCTGCGAAGGGAAGACGAAAGCCTACAAGGCGGATGAATCGGGACACCAGCTTGTATTGCGGTTCGACGGTCCCGGTTCGCTGGTTGGGTCCAGAGCATTGGTCTCGGGTGTGCCCTACATGAAGACGATTGAAGTGGCGGACGACTCGCTCATCGGATTCCTGGACCGGGACATCTTTCTGACGCTGATCCGGATGGACCAGGAACTGGCCTTGCGTCTGATGCGGGGCCTGGCCCGACAGTTGGGCGATGCCGAAGACAAGGCGCTCAAGATGGCCTTCCACGGGGCGCACCGGCGAATCGCTGAGCTGCTCCAAGTGGGCAGGCCCGGTGTGGTGGAACGGCAAAACGGCTCGGGTCGAACTGTTTCGCTTCCCCGAAGACAGGACCTGGCCGAAATGGCCGGGCTCGCATTGGAAACGACGATCCGAACGCTCAAGCGGATGGAGGCCAATCAAGTCATTCGCATGAAGGGAAGACAGATCACGATATTGGATCCCCAGAAGCTGGAGGCGCTCGCGGCAGCCGCGTGA